The stretch of DNA TCCTCCGAGTGCGAGCACGAAGACATCCACCGGCTGCCGCAGTATCCAGTCGACTCGACGCAGGCCGCCTGAGGTGGTGTCCCCGCTGACACCTGCGTTCACGACAACATAGGGAAGTTGGGCTTGGTCGATCTTTTGCTGGAGCAGGCTGGGATAGCCTTCAGCGGCATCGACTCCGTATCCTGCCGTGATGCTGTCCCCGAGGATGAGCACTCGCTGCTTCGCGGGCTTGGAATCGCCATCGGCAGCTGTGACGCCCTCAACGCAGGCTGCGATCAGAGCCAGCCAGGCAATGAAGCTTGGGATCGAACTGTGGAGGCGAGCCAGCATGGATAGGGCTGCGATATTCAACCCGCGCTTGCGGCGTTTAGGGCGTCAGGCTGTGGTCGCGAGGCGGACCGTTTCATTGCCGGGATCGGGCTCGACCCATTTGCCGTGCTCGCGGATCAGGTCGACCAGCCGTTCGACCGCTTCGCCTTCGGGAATGTTGAACTTCACGGCGTTCTTCCCGACATAGAGGTTGATCTTGTTGGGTGCGCCCCCGACGTAACCGAAATCCGCATCGGCCATCTCTCCCGGGCCGTTCACGATGCAGCCCATGATGGCGATTTTGACCCCTTTCAAGTGGGCGGTGCGGGCCTTGATGCGAGCGGTGACCGTCTGGAGATTGAAGAGTGTGCGTCCACAGCTGGGGCAGGCCACGTAGTCGGTCTTGAACGATCGGCATCCGGCCGCTTGGAGAATGTTGAAGGCCAAGCGCAGGGATTGTCCTGCTCCACTCTCTCCGCGGACCAGAATGGCGTCTCCAATGCCATCGCAGAGAAGCGCGCCGATTACGATGGAAGCGCGGAGCAGTGCGATGTTGGGAGCTAGGGGAGTGCTTTCGAACTTGAGGCAGTCCTTCAAGAGAATCGGATTGTTCCTACCCAGGCGCTTGAGGCGCGCGGCCAACAACCGAAAGGCGGTGATGGGAGCTAGGTCGAGGCCATCCTTGACCGTGATGAGTTGGGTGTCGCAGGCGACGGAAAAATCCTCGCGAGGATCGACCTCTTGAATGTTCAGGTCCTCGTAGATCGCCTCGGGCCGGACATCGTCCTTCGGTCGAATCTTAGGCGCGACCTTGTCCCAAGTGGCCCGAGTGACCACCACGCGAATGGTTTGTTCATGGCCACAGCGCACCCCATCCATGCCCAGATCCACCTCGGGGGTGGATCGGCGTTCGAATCGGAAGGGATCGTAGGAGAGTTCCAGATTGGGAACCTCGTGGCTCGTGTTGACCAAGGTGGAAATCTGAGCCAGGAGATCCCGGCACACGGCGATTTCGTTGGGCGAGTCCTCAGTGAGTGAGACACGGATGGTATCGCCAATGCCGTCGCAGAGCAGGGAACCGATCCCGATGGCGCTCTTGATGCGTCCATCCTCCCCTTCGCCGGCCTCGGTGACGCCGAGGTGCAGCGGGTAGTTCCAATCGCTTCCCAGCTCGGCCAACCTGGCGGCGAGCAGTCGGTAGCATTGGATCATCACCTTGGGGTTGCTCGACTTCATCGAGAACTTGAATTGGTGGAAGCCATTTTTTCGAGCGATCCTCGCGAACTCCAACGCGCTCTCCACCATTCCCAGGGGAGAATCGCCAAACCGGTTCATGATCCGATCGCTGAGTGATCCGTGATTGGTGCCGATGCGCATGGCCCGGCCCTTTTCGACGGAAAGCTTCACCAGAGGGGTGAACTTCTCCTCAATACGCGTCAGTTCGGCTAGGTATTGGTCATCCGAGTATTCCCGGATGTTGAACTTCTTGGAATCGGCATAGTTGCCGGGGTTGATGCGAACGACCTCGACCCATTTGGCGGCCTCCATGGCCGCCTCGGGCTTGAAATGAATATCCGCTACGATCGGGACATGACAACCCCGTTGGCGGAGTTGCTGCACCACCTGCTCCAGGTTCGCGGCGTCTTTGACCGTGGGGGCGGTGATCCGAACGATCTGGCATCCCACCGCCACCAGGTCCTCGGTTTGCTGCACGCAAGCGGCCGTATCCATGGTGTCGCAAGTGAGCATGGACTGCATGACCACCGGGGTGTCGCCACCCAGGGTCAAGCCTCCATGACCGGGGCGTCCGATGGTAATTTCTCGCGATGGCCGACGGCGGTAGATGTAGGGAGAGTCGCAATACTTCATGAGTATCAGGGGCGCGGGGCGGCCGGCGCGGCCGCTTTGGGTGCGAATTGCGGGTCAGGAGGATTCTTGTCCCTGCCCTTGCCGCCTCCCAGTTCTTGAACATCGAAGAACGTGACGAAGAGCATGAACCCGATCAGGAGGAAGGCGCAGGCCGACTGAATCGCTTGAAGCGTCTTGGCGCTCACCGGGCGGCGTCGGCAGCTGTCGATGATGGCCAGGACGATGTGTCCTCCGTCCAGCACCGGCAAGGGTACCATGTTCAGGATGGCGAGGTTGACATTGATAACCACGCTGAACCAGAGAGCGAGCCTCCACCCTTGCTCACTTTGGAAGAGCATGTAGTAGATGTTGAGGATTTTGACCGCCCCGCTCAGGTGTTGCACGCCGATCTCGGAGCCGCGCGACAGGAGAGCGCTGAACGTATTGATCATGGTGGTCACGGCCGTGCTGATTTGTTCGACGGGGTTTGGGTAGACCAAGTCCATCTTACGTCCGTCGGCCCAGCGCAGCCCGAGCATGGGTTTCTCCTCGGCCGGCTTGAGGGGCTTCTCGGCCGTGATCTGGGCAGTGAATTCGTTGGTGTCGCGGCGGATCCGGAGAGTCAGGGGAGCTTCCGGTGCTTCCGCCACCATTTGGCTGACCTGGGCGAAGTGATACATCTTTTTGCCGTTCACCTCGATAATCTGATCGAAGCGGCGCAAGCCTGCGCGGTCCGCGGGGCTGTTGGTGAACACCAGTCCGACCACCGGTGTATTGGCGGGCTCGATTTGAATTTGGCGGAGCGAGCGTCGTTCCCACATCTTGGTGGGGGGTTTGATGGGGGTCACTTCGATCGATTTGACCTCGCCGGCTCGCTCGAACTTGATCGGGATGGTTTCGCCTTCGCTGCGGGCGATGCTCCACATGATGCTGTTCCCCATCCCGCCGAACTTGGTCACGGGCTTGCCGTCGACTTCGAGCAATCGGTCGCCGACCTGGAGGCCGGCCTTTTCCGCCGGGCCGCCTTTGAGCACATGGCCAATGACGGTGGTTGTCTCCGATTCGCTCACCGGGCGTCCGGTCACCCAGACGATCAGGGCGAAGGCCACGGCGAGAAGAAAACTGAACAGCGGTCCCGCGAAGGCGACGATGATCTTATCCAGGGCGGAAATCTGAGGCAGCGGTTCCCGGGGCTGGTCCGTGCCGCCTTCAATCATATCCATCGGCGCCATCTGGGGCAGGGACACATACCCTCCGAAGGGGATCCAGCCCAAAGCGAATTCGACACCGTTGATGTTCTTGCTCCAGATGGGCTTACCAAACCAGATGGCGAACCTTTCAGCCTTCAAGCCGCGCCAGCGAGCCGCCCAGAAGTGCCCCAGTTCGTGCACAAAGATAAGCACGTTAAAAAGCACCAGTACTTCCAGGCAAATAAAGATAAACTTCAGTGTGTCCATGCTATGAGATCGATCGGCACCAGTTCACTCTGCTCAAGCCTGCATCCTTGCTTGGCGTTGGAGCCAGGTCGCCAAATCGTGAGACTCGTCCCTGGATTATACGGTGCCGGGCGGGGGGTGCAACCTGGAATGGAGGGGTTTTTTGCTCGCCGTCCACGCTTGGCTTGCCGTTTGCTGGGATCTATAGTGTAACCAGTCTAGGTTACCTAGCATCATTACTTTGGGAATATGAGCGAAAAACCGCTGAATCAGATCTCGCGTGATCTTCGGGACTTCTACCAAAAGGGCACGGTGGCGCTTGAACGGCAGAATCTCGACTACGCGATTAGCATCTTGGAGCAGGTGGTGCTCCGTGAGCCTGCCTGTTTGGAGGCCCGGCAAGCCTTGCGTGCCGCCCAGATCAAGAAGCACGGCACTGGAGGCGGCTTTTTTAAGAAGATGATCGGAGGGGCGAGCTCCTCACCCTTGGTGGCCAAGGGGCAGTTGGCCTTGCGCAAAGACCCCAAGGAAGCGATGCAGATCGCTGAGCAGATCCTTTCGGCCGACCCCAATTCCAGCATGGGGAACAAATTGCTGGCCGAAGCCGCTTTGGCGGCCGGTTTTTTCAAAACCGCTTGCTTTGCTTTGGAGATTGCCCGTCGGACATCACCCAAGGATCAGGAAGTGCTCCGGCGTTATGCCCAGGCTTTGACCGAATCCGGGCAGGTGGACAAGGCGGAGCAGGTTTACCTGGAGCTGATCCGCAGCAACCCCGGCGACACGGAATTGGCCATGGAATATAAAAACCTTAGCGCCAAGAAGACCATGGAGCAGCAAGGATACGAAGCCTTGGCGGACGGCAGCGGGTCCTATCGAGACATTCTGAAGAATAAGGATGAAGCAACCGCCCTCGAACAGGAGGGGCGCCAGGTCAAGTCCGACGACGTGGCGGCTCGCCTCATTGCCGACTATGAGGCTCGGTTGCAAGTCGAGCCCAACAACCTGAAACTAATCCGCAACATCGCCGAGCTGTACACTCAGAAGAAGGAGTTCGATCTTGCTTTGGAGTTTTATCAGAAGATCAAGGCTACGCCGGCGGGCAACGACCCGTCGCTGGACAAGGTGATCTCGGAGACCCAGACCCGAAAGTATGATCATCTGATCACGCAGCTCGATCCGGTGGCCGAAGACTTCAACGAGCGCAAGTCAGCAATCGAGGCCGAACGACTAGGTTACCAGATCGCTGAGTGCCGCCAGCGAGCGGACCAATATCCCACCGATCTTCAGATCAAGTTTGAACTGGCCGAGCTCTATTTCAAGGCTGGCAAGGTTACCGAGGCCATTCAGGAGTTTCAGAAGGCCCAGGCCAATCCGCATCGAAAAGTGCAGTGCACCATTTATCTGGGTCGATGTTTTGCCAAGCGCAACATGAACGATCTCGCAGCGCGCAAATTTCAGGAGGCGCTCAAGGAAAAGCCTGACTTCGATGACGAGAAGAAGGATCTCGTCTACCAGCTGGGTTCAGTGCTCGAGGTCATGGGGAAGAAGACGGAAGCCATGGATCAGTTCAAGCAGCTCTACGAGGTGGACATCAGCTATCGCGACGTC from Verrucomicrobiales bacterium encodes:
- the ispG gene encoding (E)-4-hydroxy-3-methylbut-2-enyl-diphosphate synthase, whose protein sequence is MKYCDSPYIYRRRPSREITIGRPGHGGLTLGGDTPVVMQSMLTCDTMDTAACVQQTEDLVAVGCQIVRITAPTVKDAANLEQVVQQLRQRGCHVPIVADIHFKPEAAMEAAKWVEVVRINPGNYADSKKFNIREYSDDQYLAELTRIEEKFTPLVKLSVEKGRAMRIGTNHGSLSDRIMNRFGDSPLGMVESALEFARIARKNGFHQFKFSMKSSNPKVMIQCYRLLAARLAELGSDWNYPLHLGVTEAGEGEDGRIKSAIGIGSLLCDGIGDTIRVSLTEDSPNEIAVCRDLLAQISTLVNTSHEVPNLELSYDPFRFERRSTPEVDLGMDGVRCGHEQTIRVVVTRATWDKVAPKIRPKDDVRPEAIYEDLNIQEVDPREDFSVACDTQLITVKDGLDLAPITAFRLLAARLKRLGRNNPILLKDCLKFESTPLAPNIALLRASIVIGALLCDGIGDAILVRGESGAGQSLRLAFNILQAAGCRSFKTDYVACPSCGRTLFNLQTVTARIKARTAHLKGVKIAIMGCIVNGPGEMADADFGYVGGAPNKINLYVGKNAVKFNIPEGEAVERLVDLIREHGKWVEPDPGNETVRLATTA
- the rseP gene encoding RIP metalloprotease RseP, with product MDTLKFIFICLEVLVLFNVLIFVHELGHFWAARWRGLKAERFAIWFGKPIWSKNINGVEFALGWIPFGGYVSLPQMAPMDMIEGGTDQPREPLPQISALDKIIVAFAGPLFSFLLAVAFALIVWVTGRPVSESETTTVIGHVLKGGPAEKAGLQVGDRLLEVDGKPVTKFGGMGNSIMWSIARSEGETIPIKFERAGEVKSIEVTPIKPPTKMWERRSLRQIQIEPANTPVVGLVFTNSPADRAGLRRFDQIIEVNGKKMYHFAQVSQMVAEAPEAPLTLRIRRDTNEFTAQITAEKPLKPAEEKPMLGLRWADGRKMDLVYPNPVEQISTAVTTMINTFSALLSRGSEIGVQHLSGAVKILNIYYMLFQSEQGWRLALWFSVVINVNLAILNMVPLPVLDGGHIVLAIIDSCRRRPVSAKTLQAIQSACAFLLIGFMLFVTFFDVQELGGGKGRDKNPPDPQFAPKAAAPAAPRP
- a CDS encoding tetratricopeptide repeat protein encodes the protein MSEKPLNQISRDLRDFYQKGTVALERQNLDYAISILEQVVLREPACLEARQALRAAQIKKHGTGGGFFKKMIGGASSSPLVAKGQLALRKDPKEAMQIAEQILSADPNSSMGNKLLAEAALAAGFFKTACFALEIARRTSPKDQEVLRRYAQALTESGQVDKAEQVYLELIRSNPGDTELAMEYKNLSAKKTMEQQGYEALADGSGSYRDILKNKDEATALEQEGRQVKSDDVAARLIADYEARLQVEPNNLKLIRNIAELYTQKKEFDLALEFYQKIKATPAGNDPSLDKVISETQTRKYDHLITQLDPVAEDFNERKSAIEAERLGYQIAECRQRADQYPTDLQIKFELAELYFKAGKVTEAIQEFQKAQANPHRKVQCTIYLGRCFAKRNMNDLAARKFQEALKEKPDFDDEKKDLVYQLGSVLEVMGKKTEAMDQFKQLYEVDISYRDVAAKVDAYYAAGGQ